The Solidesulfovibrio fructosivorans JJ] DNA segment TCCCCTCTCGTTCATCCTTTGGCGCTCTAATCGGCAAAGGGCAGAAGTTCGCGCAGGCGCGGCACCAAGGCCTCGCGCAGCGACTCGTCGTGCAGGGCGAAATAGATGTTGGCGGTGAGGTAATCCACCCAGTCGCCGGCGTCGAAGCGCTGGCCCTGGATCTTGACCGCCAGCAGGCGGTTGTTGCCGGCAAGGCCTTTGAGGCCGTCGGTGAGCTGGATTTCGCCGCCATGGCCCGGAGTCACCTTCTCCAGATGGTAGAAGATGTCCGGGAACAGCACGTACCGGCCGACGATGGCGAGCCTGGACGGCGCTTCGTTGACCTTGGGCTTTTCCACGAGATTGCGCACGCGGTACATGCCCGGGGCGAATTCCTCGCCGTCGATGATGCCGTAGCGCGAAACCATGTTCGCCGGCACTTCCATGACGCCGATGACCGGCATGTGCTCGGCCTGGGCCACGGTCAAGAGCTGCTTGATGCCGGGCTCCATGCTGAACATCAGGTCGTCGCCGACCATGACGCAGAAGGGATCGTTCTTGCAGACCTCGCGGGCGCACAGGACGGCGTGGCCCAGGCCCAGCTGCTTTTTCTGGCGTACGGAGATGATGTTGGCCATCTCCGCCACCTCGCGCACCATCTTGAGCATTTCGGTCTTGCCGGTGCGCGAAAGCAAATCCTCGAGGGTGAGGTTATAGTCGAAATGGTCCTCAATGATGGTCTTGTTCCGGTTGGTGACGAAAACCACATCCTGCAGCCCCGAAGCCTGGGCTTCCTCGACGACATACTGCACGATGGGTTTGTTGTAGACGGGCAGCATCTCTTTGGGGATGTTCTTCGTGGCCGGCAAGGACCGCGTACCCCATCCGGCAACGGGAATGACCAC contains these protein-coding regions:
- the galU gene encoding UTP--glucose-1-phosphate uridylyltransferase GalU, which translates into the protein MEIKKVVIPVAGWGTRSLPATKNIPKEMLPVYNKPIVQYVVEEAQASGLQDVVFVTNRNKTIIEDHFDYNLTLEDLLSRTGKTEMLKMVREVAEMANIISVRQKKQLGLGHAVLCAREVCKNDPFCVMVGDDLMFSMEPGIKQLLTVAQAEHMPVIGVMEVPANMVSRYGIIDGEEFAPGMYRVRNLVEKPKVNEAPSRLAIVGRYVLFPDIFYHLEKVTPGHGGEIQLTDGLKGLAGNNRLLAVKIQGQRFDAGDWVDYLTANIYFALHDESLREALVPRLRELLPFAD